TATCAACCAAATTTATAGATATTGTGAACGAAATGAGGGCGTGGCTAATTGTAAACAATATGGCGGCGAGAACTGGCCCACCATAAAATTGCTTTACTGTTAGGTCAATCACGCGAATAAGAAAGCACAGAAAACTCAGCGCAAGCTGTGAAACTTTAGTTATTTCACAAGGAATCGATACATctaaaaaaatacgattaaaGAAGTCTTTTAAAACTAAATACGGCGCACTCGGAGTAACGCATTATTCTGACACCAGATGTCGCAGCAGCATAATTTCATCCCCAATTCTCACCGACGCTCTTCATGCAGACGGGTCCTCGCTGATGGTAGTTCGTTTCGCACGCGCAACTGCCCTCTCTGCATTCCGAGTGGCTCACGTACTCCTGGCACTGAGAGTCTTCGTCGCAAGGTTCACCGACGGTATTCGCAACCTTCAAACACCGCTTTTGATCCCCCGATATTACGTGGTCAACCCGACACCGACAGACGTCGTAACACTTGGAGTTCATCGTCACGCATTCCTCGTCGACGGTGCATTCATCCCCCAAAACTGAGACGAAAGTATACACATTAGGGTGTCCTTGAGaagatcatttttcaatttcgtccGGTTCACCCTCCGGATGGGCTTCGAATAATCGATAAATAATTCcctcattttttcacattcttatCGCAACTCTAATCCGTGCCCCCAATAAGGTGGATTCCGTTCAACCCTTTCAGAGGCACGTCAAATCTACCGAAAGgatttagatgaaatttgCGACGGGTGAGTTTTCGAGGTCGCTGATTGcgaatctgaactcaaaatttgaaaattcaaaatggtagATTCAAATTCAGCGTCATACTCACTCGAACTCCTTATGCACCGGGTTCCGTTCTCGTTCGGATGATGCTGGAACGGACAAGTGCAGATCCCGGTCACACAGTAGCTCGGCGAACCCTCTATATGACAGTTATCCGTCACTTGACAGATCTGACCGATACCTGGAATGTTCGATCTTGTGATCACATACACGaacgagaaattttcaagagCTTCGACACTCGACCGAAAGGCGCAAGGATAATAAATCGTCGTCAGATCGTGAACCATAACGCAGTGGATCCCGTTTAAAACGGCGACCGTTTTCCTCCTCCGTAACGGTCGATTCAATCGACTTGGAATTCTTTATACTTATGAGTATAATACGGTTAGCTGTTATACCTTACATCTGCGCTGGTTCCTctaagccagcttttgccgcGACCACGCGGTCTTCCTCATACTTATACGTTGCAGGTATAATACCTGCCTTTCAACGCTTTACCTGTTTCACCAATACACTCACAGGCTGCGGTGTCTCTCTTATACCCGCACCAGGAAATGCAGGAGAGTCAAATCACCGACATCTCGAATCATCAGTCACGGTCTGTGGAGCCTTGAAGAGGCCTCCGTGAGAGCACCGTTTTCAATATACCTTGTTCCTATTCTGTCTCAATCACTCGGATTCATCAGCTAAGCCCAAGTCAAGTTTCCAACGTCTGCACTCACGTTTCGTCTCGAAACATCGTCCCCCCTGGAAGTGGGAAGCCTC
This genomic stretch from Neodiprion pinetum isolate iyNeoPine1 chromosome 6, iyNeoPine1.2, whole genome shotgun sequence harbors:
- the LOC124222542 gene encoding prion-like-(Q/N-rich) domain-bearing protein 25 isoform X5, which produces MQCQVTFAAQAECRDGVCGCSEASHFQGGRCFETKRIGQICQVTDNCHIEGSPSYCVTGICTCPFQHHPNENGTRCIRSSILGDECTVDEECVTMNSKCYDVCRCRVDHVISGDQKRCLKVANTVGEPCDEDSQCQEYVSHSECREGSCACETNYHQRGPVCMKSVELSGSCTSHQQCVTRTHKDSNSSEVTSVDCVDGICTCANNYMTTEDSLDCVRYSENGASTINFATQLLFILSIFQILPALFRERFCFKT